From the Deltaproteobacteria bacterium genome, the window ACAGGGTCGGGCCGTCCCTTAAGACAGGAGAATCCCCAGCAGCACCAGGTTCCCGGTTGTTCGTGAGGGGCTCGGGGTGCCCTGGTCTGCTGAAAGCTCTCCATGTGGGCGATCTTTTGACCGGCCGTGTGGTCAGAGTGCTTGGTGGTTCCCGGGTGTTGATGGATATTGGAGGGACCGAGTTGGTCGGTACCACTGAGCTTCCCTTGTATGAAGGAGATCAGGTGGAGGGTGTCGTCAAGACCAAGGGCCCACCCATCATCCTCAAGATAGTCTCCCGTAACACTTCCGCCGATGCCAGAATCGTTGTTCTCTTCAGAGCGCTTGCCTCGCGGCTGCTCGTCTCCGGGGAGGATCCTTCGCCCATGGCCTTGCTGGAGAGCCTGAGCCCGGCCGATGGGGATTGGTTTCAACCCCTGCTGAGATGGTTTGCCTCCTTTGCCCTGGATCAGGGCGATCTGCCTGACCCGGCTTGGGTGCGGACCGCTTTGACCAGGGGAGGGTTGTTCTATGAAGGAAAACTTCGAAAGTGGGTCGAGGCGGGGGCCAAAGGGGATTTTCAGGAAGCGGAGACAGATCTCAAAGCACTGGCCCTTAAGCTCCTCGGCCTGAGTCGGGACCTCGGCAAAGAGGGGGGGTCTCTCCATGACAGAGCCGTGGGATTTCCAGAGTCACTGGTCGACAGGCTT encodes:
- a CDS encoding flagellar hook-length control protein FliK, which gives rise to MVGTTELPLYEGDQVEGVVKTKGPPIILKIVSRNTSADARIVVLFRALASRLLVSGEDPSPMALLESLSPADGDWFQPLLRWFASFALDQGDLPDPAWVRTALTRGGLFYEGKLRKWVEAGAKGDFQEAETDLKALALKLLGLSRDLGKEGGSLHDRAVGFPESLVDRLEFFQTANLLARQQGLGLLLQIPFFFGSTPGAADLLVRLPRGKGRKGEGILLVVLLSMGGLGRFQIEGKISNKGVTIRIGIDQEETVTLVRSMAGDLKEGLQGHGLTVLGMECFLLERPLTRKALLKKILLPLDRLEGVNIRV